The Thiorhodovibrio litoralis genome includes a window with the following:
- a CDS encoding DDE-type integrase/transposase/recombinase, with translation MSDDNGLGDPDGWARLRFAIIGPLLADPAPANALGARLKALAAKSWRHPVTGRAVSFSFGTLERWYYLARDAQDPVTALRPRRRSDAGEQRALSPRLMEAVQAQYRDYPGWTVQLHYDNLAALCAGDETLGPLPSYATVRRFMKRAGLHRRRVPARKTPGAEQAARRLEACEVRSYEAQYVHALWHLDFHHGSRNVLTRGGVWVKPLLLAVIDDHSRLICHLQWYLDETTETLVHGLGQALHKRGLPRALMSDNGAAMQAEEFTAGLHALGILHEPTLPYSPYQNAKQERFWATLEGRLMAMLKGLEELSLQRLNTLTQAWVEQEYHRKVHSETAATPLARLLDAPNVGRPCPDSEQVRAAFRCRVQRRQRRSDGTLSLAGKRFEVPARLRHLEQLHIAYARWDLSAVDVVDPHSGAILCRLYPLDKAANASGQRRRLEPAGAPPPPSQRATTLPPLLRDLLAEYAATGLPPAYLPKHDDLESSR, from the coding sequence ATGTCCGATGACAACGGCCTCGGTGATCCCGATGGTTGGGCGCGGTTGCGCTTTGCCATTATTGGTCCTTTATTGGCTGATCCTGCGCCGGCGAACGCGCTGGGCGCGCGGCTGAAGGCGCTAGCGGCCAAGTCATGGCGTCATCCGGTGACTGGGCGGGCGGTCAGTTTTAGCTTTGGGACCTTGGAGCGCTGGTATTACCTCGCACGCGATGCCCAAGACCCGGTGACCGCACTGCGCCCGCGCCGGCGCAGCGATGCCGGGGAGCAGCGCGCGCTGAGCCCGCGCCTGATGGAGGCCGTACAGGCGCAATACCGCGACTACCCCGGTTGGACGGTGCAGCTGCATTACGACAACCTCGCCGCCTTGTGCGCGGGCGATGAAACCCTGGGGCCGCTGCCCTCCTATGCCACCGTGCGCCGCTTCATGAAGCGCGCGGGCCTGCACCGCCGGCGTGTCCCGGCGCGCAAGACACCCGGGGCCGAGCAGGCCGCGCGGCGCCTGGAGGCCTGCGAGGTGCGCAGCTATGAAGCCCAGTATGTCCATGCCTTGTGGCATCTGGACTTTCATCATGGCTCGCGCAACGTCCTCACCCGGGGTGGCGTCTGGGTCAAGCCCCTGCTGCTGGCGGTCATCGACGATCACTCGCGCCTGATCTGCCATCTGCAGTGGTACCTCGATGAGACCACCGAGACCTTGGTGCATGGTCTGGGACAGGCGTTGCACAAGCGCGGGCTGCCGCGCGCCCTGATGAGCGATAACGGCGCGGCAATGCAGGCCGAGGAATTCACCGCCGGATTGCATGCGCTGGGCATCCTCCACGAGCCGACCCTGCCGTACAGCCCGTATCAGAACGCCAAGCAGGAGCGCTTCTGGGCCACGCTGGAAGGCCGCCTGATGGCGATGCTTAAGGGGCTGGAGGAGCTGAGCCTGCAGCGGCTCAACACCCTCACTCAGGCGTGGGTGGAGCAGGAGTACCACCGCAAGGTCCACAGTGAGACCGCCGCCACGCCGCTTGCGCGTCTTCTCGATGCGCCCAACGTGGGGCGCCCCTGTCCGGACAGCGAGCAGGTCCGCGCCGCTTTTCGTTGTCGCGTCCAACGCCGTCAGCGCCGCAGCGATGGGACGCTCAGCCTGGCGGGCAAGCGCTTCGAGGTGCCGGCGCGCTTGCGTCACCTTGAGCAACTGCATATCGCTTATGCCCGCTGGGATCTGAGTGCTGTGGACGTGGTTGATCCCCACTCGGGCGCCATCCTCTGCCGCCTCTATCCCCTCGATAAAGCCGCCAATGCCTCCGGGCAGCGTCGGCGCCTTGAGCCCGCCGGCGCACCGCCACCGCCATCACAACGCGCCACGACGCTGCCACCGTTGCTGCGCGACTTGCTCGCCGAGTATGCCGCCACCGGTCTGCCGCCGGCCTATCTGCCAAAACACGATGACCTGGAATCCAGTCGATGA
- a CDS encoding HigA family addiction module antitoxin: MSAVNGMRPVHPGEILREDFLVPLNLSVNALAQCLRVPATRLHEIIKERRAVTPDTALRLSHYFGGDAQSWLNLQASYDLKVAERDRGAVIASEVSPRAA; the protein is encoded by the coding sequence ATGTCAGCAGTGAATGGCATGCGTCCGGTCCATCCGGGCGAAATCCTGCGCGAAGATTTCTTGGTACCCTTGAATCTGAGCGTCAACGCGCTGGCGCAGTGCCTGCGCGTACCGGCAACCCGTCTACATGAGATCATCAAGGAACGACGGGCCGTGACGCCGGATACGGCATTGCGTCTGTCACACTACTTTGGCGGCGATGCGCAATCTTGGCTGAACCTTCAGGCCAGCTATGATCTGAAGGTGGCCGAGCGGGATCGCGGGGCGGTGATCGCCAGCGAGGTCAGTCCGCGCGCAGCCTAG
- a CDS encoding type II toxin-antitoxin system RelE/ParE family toxin produces MIRSFRCKDTEKLFGGRCPACFRAFQAAAERKLTQLHNAATLNFLRSPPGNRLEALSGDRAGCYSIRINAQWRLCFAWHDGDAHEVEIVDYH; encoded by the coding sequence ATGATTCGCTCGTTTCGCTGCAAAGATACCGAGAAACTGTTCGGCGGTCGCTGCCCAGCCTGTTTTCGCGCCTTTCAAGCGGCGGCTGAACGCAAGCTGACGCAATTGCACAACGCCGCCACCTTGAACTTCTTGCGTAGCCCGCCGGGCAACCGCCTGGAAGCCCTGAGCGGCGACCGGGCCGGCTGCTACAGTATCCGGATCAACGCACAATGGCGACTTTGCTTCGCTTGGCACGACGGCGATGCACACGAGGTTGAGATCGTCGATTACCACTAA
- a CDS encoding type I restriction-modification system subunit M N-terminal domain-containing protein, protein MTPTNAKSLESWIWNAACSIRGAKDAPKYKDYILPLIFTKRLCDVFDDELNRIAAEVGSRRRAFALAKADHKLVRFYLPLLQGIIDRVTFNATTQSAGEFYTPPEVGTIMSRVLAPEPGMEIYNPCCGSGGLLIKFNPSVIGE, encoded by the coding sequence GTGACGCCGACCAACGCCAAATCCCTCGAATCCTGGATCTGGAACGCCGCCTGCTCCATCCGTGGCGCCAAGGACGCGCCGAAATACAAGGACTACATCCTCCCGCTGATCTTCACCAAGCGCCTCTGCGACGTCTTCGACGATGAGCTAAACCGCATCGCCGCCGAGGTCGGCTCGCGCAGGAGAGCCTTCGCACTCGCCAAGGCCGACCACAAACTGGTGCGCTTCTACCTGCCGCTGCTGCAGGGCATCATCGACCGCGTTACCTTTAACGCCACCACCCAGAGCGCCGGCGAGTTCTACACCCCGCCCGAGGTCGGCACCATCATGTCCCGCGTGCTCGCGCCGGAGCCGGGCATGGAGATCTACAACCCCTGCTGCGGCTCCGGCGGTCTGCTGATCAAATTCAACCCATCGGTAATAGGAGAGTGA
- a CDS encoding virulence RhuM family protein → MSQLVLYTSDDGRTRLDLRVEGQTVWLTQLEIAELFQTTKQNVSLHAKNIMEDGELAEDSVVKDSLTTAADGKGYKTKLYNLDLILAIGYRVRSPRGVQFRQWASSHLKEYIVKGFVMDDERIKNPGGWDYFDELLARIREIRASEKRFYQKVRDLFALSSDYQARETETSLFFAEVQNKLLYAATQHTAAELIVERADPSQPNMALTTWSGSRVRKQDVIVAKNYLSEDEVDTLNRLVVIFLEQAELRAKQQKDLTLDFWRNSVDRMLASNDQPLLDGPGSVSHEAMKTTAIDRYDTFDAQRRSLEAQAADAEDLKSIEDLERDLKRKGRKS, encoded by the coding sequence GTGAGCCAGCTTGTCCTCTACACTTCCGACGATGGTCGCACCCGGCTCGACCTTCGCGTCGAGGGCCAGACCGTCTGGCTGACGCAGCTTGAAATCGCGGAGCTCTTCCAGACCACCAAGCAAAACGTGTCCCTCCATGCAAAAAACATCATGGAGGACGGCGAATTGGCCGAGGATTCAGTTGTCAAGGATTCCTTGACAACTGCCGCCGACGGCAAAGGCTACAAGACCAAGCTCTACAATCTCGATCTCATCCTCGCCATCGGCTACCGCGTCCGCTCCCCGCGGGGCGTCCAGTTCCGCCAATGGGCCAGCAGCCATCTCAAGGAATACATCGTCAAAGGCTTCGTCATGGACGACGAGCGCATCAAGAACCCCGGCGGCTGGGACTATTTCGACGAACTCCTCGCCCGCATCCGCGAGATCCGGGCTTCAGAGAAGCGTTTCTACCAGAAAGTCCGCGACCTCTTCGCTCTCAGCAGCGACTACCAGGCCCGCGAAACGGAAACTTCGCTCTTTTTCGCCGAGGTCCAGAACAAACTCCTCTACGCCGCCACCCAGCACACCGCCGCCGAGCTCATCGTCGAACGCGCCGACCCATCGCAGCCCAACATGGCCCTCACCACTTGGAGCGGCTCCCGCGTCCGCAAGCAGGATGTCATTGTGGCAAAGAACTATCTCAGCGAGGATGAGGTCGATACGCTCAACCGCCTTGTCGTCATCTTCCTCGAACAGGCCGAACTTCGCGCGAAACAGCAAAAAGACCTCACCCTCGACTTCTGGCGCAATAGCGTCGACCGCATGCTGGCTTCCAATGACCAACCCCTTCTCGACGGCCCCGGCAGTGTCAGTCACGAGGCGATGAAAACCACGGCCATTGATCGCTACGACACCTTCGACGCCCAACGCCGCAGCCTCGAAGCCCAAGCCGCAGATGCGGAGGACCTTAAGTCTATCGAGGACCTGGAAAGAGACCTCAAGCGAAAGGGACGCAAGTCGTGA
- a CDS encoding type I restriction-modification system subunit M: MATNKPENAKSLESWIWGAACSIRGAKDAPKYKDYILPLIFTKRLCDVFDDELNRIAAEVGSRRRAFALAKADQKLVRFYLPLVPEDPEQPVWSVIRKLADRIGEGVTTQMRAIARENPLLQGIIDRVDFNATTHGQRDLDDDRLSNLIEAISTKRLGLDDVEADIIGKSYEYLIRKFAEGGGQSAGEFYTPPEVGTIMSRVLAPEPGMEIYDPCCGSGGLLIKCEIAMEEAAKSEQPAPLKLYGQEYIADTWAMANMNLIIHDFEGEIEIGDTFKNPKFRRHGRLRTFDRVVANPMWNQNWFTEADYDNDELDRFPAGAGFPGKSSADWGWVQHMHASLNDKGRAAVVLDTGAASRGSGNAGTNKEKTVRQWFVDHDLIESVLYLPENLFYNTTAPGIVLFLNKAKPAPRRGKVFLVNASQVFEKGDPKNFIPAAGIAHIADTLIGWKEAEKLSRIVDHVELKKNDYNISPSRYIHTSDAETYRPLAEIVADLDAVEADAREADAALREILRKIGV, translated from the coding sequence ATGGCGACGAATAAACCCGAAAATGCCAAGTCCCTCGAATCCTGGATCTGGGGCGCCGCCTGCTCCATCCGTGGCGCCAAGGACGCGCCGAAATACAAGGACTACATCCTCCCGCTGATCTTCACCAAGCGCCTCTGCGACGTCTTCGACGATGAGCTAAACCGCATCGCCGCCGAGGTCGGCTCGCGCAGGAGAGCCTTCGCGCTCGCCAAGGCCGACCAAAAGCTGGTGCGCTTCTACCTGCCGCTGGTTCCGGAGGACCCCGAGCAGCCCGTCTGGTCCGTCATCCGTAAGCTCGCGGACAGAATCGGCGAGGGCGTCACCACCCAGATGCGTGCCATCGCTCGGGAGAACCCGCTGCTGCAGGGCATCATCGACCGCGTCGACTTCAACGCCACCACCCACGGCCAGCGCGACCTCGACGACGACCGCCTCTCCAACCTGATTGAAGCGATCAGCACCAAGCGCCTGGGCCTGGACGACGTCGAGGCCGACATCATCGGCAAGAGCTACGAATACCTGATCCGCAAATTCGCCGAGGGCGGCGGCCAGAGCGCCGGCGAGTTCTACACCCCGCCGGAAGTCGGCACCATCATGTCCCGCGTGCTCGCGCCGGAGCCGGGCATGGAGATCTACGACCCCTGCTGCGGCTCCGGCGGTCTGCTGATCAAGTGCGAGATCGCGATGGAAGAGGCGGCGAAGAGCGAACAGCCCGCCCCGCTCAAGCTCTACGGCCAGGAGTACATCGCCGATACCTGGGCCATGGCCAACATGAACCTGATCATCCACGACTTCGAAGGCGAGATCGAGATCGGCGATACCTTCAAGAACCCCAAATTCCGCCGACACGGCCGACTGCGCACCTTCGACCGCGTCGTCGCCAATCCCATGTGGAACCAGAACTGGTTCACCGAGGCCGACTACGACAACGACGAGCTCGACCGCTTTCCCGCCGGCGCCGGCTTCCCCGGCAAATCCTCCGCCGACTGGGGCTGGGTGCAGCACATGCACGCCAGCCTCAACGACAAAGGCCGTGCCGCCGTCGTCCTCGACACCGGCGCCGCCTCGCGCGGCTCGGGCAATGCCGGCACCAACAAGGAAAAGACCGTGCGCCAGTGGTTCGTCGACCACGACCTGATCGAAAGCGTGCTCTACCTGCCCGAGAACCTCTTCTACAACACCACCGCGCCCGGCATCGTCCTGTTCCTGAACAAGGCCAAGCCCGCGCCGCGCCGGGGCAAGGTCTTCCTCGTCAACGCGAGCCAGGTCTTTGAAAAAGGCGACCCCAAGAACTTCATCCCCGCCGCAGGCATCGCGCACATCGCCGACACCCTGATCGGCTGGAAGGAAGCGGAAAAACTCAGCCGCATCGTCGATCACGTCGAGCTGAAGAAAAACGACTACAACATCTCCCCCAGCCGCTACATCCACACCAGCGACGCCGAAACCTATCGGCCACTCGCGGAAATCGTTGCCGACCTGGACGCGGTCGAGGCCGATGCGCGCGAGGCCGATGCGGCGCTGCGTGAAATTCTGCGGAAGATCGGAGTATGA
- a CDS encoding PDDEXK nuclease domain-containing protein, with product MTEPQDLTEASNRLLGELRGMITDAREQLAQTANAALTMLYWNLGSRLHREILGEKRAEYGKRIVAAVGRQLSGEFGSGFSEKNLWRMMQFAELFPDGKILATLSRQLGWSHFKELLPLDQPMQREFYAEICRIERWSVRTLRNKIGSLLFERTAISKKPEEVAKAEIAALRNEDRLTPDLVFRDPYILDFLGLKDRYLEKDLEDAILREIEAFLLELGDGFAFVGRQVRIQIDGDDFYLDLLFYHRRLRRLIAIDLKLGDFKAEHKGQMELYLRWLAKHEQQPGEDSPLGIILCAGKKEEQIELLELDRSGIHVAEYLTALPPRELLKQKLHAAIENSRARLESREGGGE from the coding sequence ATGACCGAGCCCCAAGACCTAACCGAAGCCTCCAACCGCCTGCTGGGTGAGTTGCGGGGCATGATCACGGATGCGCGGGAACAGCTCGCCCAGACCGCCAATGCCGCGCTCACGATGCTCTACTGGAACTTGGGGAGTCGGCTGCACCGCGAGATTCTCGGCGAGAAACGTGCTGAATACGGCAAACGGATTGTCGCCGCGGTGGGGCGACAATTGTCCGGCGAGTTTGGAAGTGGCTTCAGTGAGAAGAACCTTTGGCGCATGATGCAGTTTGCCGAGTTGTTTCCAGACGGCAAGATTCTCGCTACGCTGTCGCGACAATTGGGATGGTCGCATTTCAAAGAATTATTGCCGCTCGACCAGCCGATGCAACGCGAGTTCTACGCGGAGATTTGCCGCATCGAGCGCTGGAGCGTAAGGACACTCCGCAACAAGATCGGCTCCCTGCTCTTCGAGCGCACCGCGATCTCGAAGAAGCCCGAGGAAGTCGCCAAGGCCGAGATCGCGGCGCTGCGCAATGAGGACAGACTCACCCCTGACCTGGTCTTCCGCGACCCCTACATCCTCGATTTCCTCGGCCTCAAAGACCGGTACCTCGAAAAGGATCTCGAAGACGCCATCCTGCGCGAGATCGAAGCCTTTCTACTCGAGCTCGGGGACGGTTTCGCGTTCGTCGGACGCCAAGTGCGCATCCAGATCGACGGCGACGACTTCTATCTCGACTTGCTGTTCTACCACCGTCGTCTGAGACGCCTCATCGCGATCGATCTCAAACTCGGCGACTTCAAAGCTGAGCACAAAGGCCAGATGGAGCTCTACCTTCGCTGGCTCGCCAAGCATGAGCAACAGCCCGGCGAAGATTCCCCCCTCGGCATCATCCTCTGCGCGGGCAAGAAGGAAGAGCAAATCGAGCTGCTGGAGCTCGATCGATCCGGTATCCACGTCGCGGAGTACCTGACCGCGCTCCCGCCTCGCGAGCTCCTCAAACAAAAACTGCATGCCGCCATCGAGAACTCGCGGGCTAGGCTGGAGAGCCGGGAAGGAGGTGGGGAGTGA
- a CDS encoding restriction endonuclease subunit S: MKKQASGVQRSAGDGKGIEGDSGDALGRHDPVPAGWSRVEFDSFTTLQRGKDLTKAQFREGAVPVAGSNGVIGYHDTAIAKAPGITVGRSGSAGKVTVYEEDFWPHNTSLYVRDFHGNDPYFAGFLLGTLNLARFKTGASVPTLDRNSFKTLPLVVPPLPEQKKIAHILSTVQRAIEAQERIIQTTTELKKALMHKLFTEGLRNEPQKQTEIGPIPESWEVLPLSDCAVVQTGIAKGRTVKEEEAVEVPYLRVANVQDGYLDLSEMKSITIRKSEKNRFALQNGDVVLTEGGDFDKLGRGFIWHGQVDNCVHQNHVFAVRPDTERISSEFFAYQSQSPYGKSYFLSVAHKTTNLACINTTKLKAFPLLLPPKDEQNEIVRACRGIDRKIGVAQSKMKQLRNLFHTLLHELMTAKTRVNELGF; the protein is encoded by the coding sequence GTGAAAAAGCAAGCATCAGGAGTTCAACGCAGTGCGGGAGATGGAAAAGGCATCGAAGGAGATTCTGGAGACGCCCTAGGCAGACATGACCCCGTTCCAGCTGGATGGTCTAGGGTGGAGTTCGACAGCTTCACCACGCTCCAGCGTGGAAAGGATCTAACCAAAGCGCAATTTCGCGAAGGAGCCGTCCCAGTTGCTGGATCGAACGGAGTCATCGGATATCACGACACTGCAATTGCAAAAGCGCCAGGCATCACTGTGGGGCGCAGCGGCTCCGCAGGTAAAGTCACGGTCTACGAGGAAGACTTCTGGCCTCACAATACATCCCTCTATGTCCGCGATTTCCATGGCAACGATCCCTACTTCGCCGGCTTCCTCCTTGGCACGTTGAACCTCGCGCGGTTCAAGACGGGAGCGTCAGTTCCAACGCTTGATCGGAATTCGTTCAAGACGCTTCCATTGGTCGTCCCCCCACTCCCCGAGCAGAAGAAGATCGCGCACATCCTTTCGACGGTGCAGCGGGCGATCGAAGCGCAGGAGCGGATCATTCAGACCACCACCGAGCTGAAGAAGGCCCTCATGCACAAGCTCTTCACCGAAGGCCTCCGCAACGAACCCCAAAAACAAACCGAAATCGGCCCCATCCCCGAAAGTTGGGAGGTGCTGCCGTTGAGTGATTGCGCAGTCGTCCAGACAGGCATCGCGAAGGGTCGAACGGTAAAAGAGGAAGAAGCTGTAGAGGTGCCCTATCTTAGGGTTGCAAACGTTCAGGATGGCTACCTTGACCTTTCGGAGATGAAGAGCATCACCATCCGAAAAAGCGAAAAAAATCGGTTCGCACTGCAAAATGGGGATGTTGTGCTGACCGAAGGTGGCGATTTCGACAAACTTGGCAGGGGGTTCATTTGGCATGGCCAGGTCGACAACTGCGTGCATCAGAATCACGTTTTCGCGGTTCGTCCCGATACGGAGCGAATTTCGAGCGAGTTTTTCGCCTACCAATCCCAAAGCCCATACGGCAAGAGCTACTTCCTTTCGGTTGCACACAAGACGACTAATCTCGCGTGCATCAATACCACTAAACTGAAGGCTTTTCCTCTACTCTTGCCACCGAAGGATGAGCAAAATGAGATTGTCAGAGCCTGTCGCGGCATCGACCGAAAGATCGGAGTTGCGCAATCGAAAATGAAGCAGCTCCGAAACCTGTTCCACACCCTCCTTCACGAACTAATGACCGCGAAGACCCGCGTTAACGAGTTAGGATTCTAA
- a CDS encoding CopG family transcriptional regulator produces the protein MNNKLIEAELPAELAAQARAFVADGWAKDFNDLLAEALRRFLESHEASLTESSIRKDVAWGLHGRD, from the coding sequence ATGAACAACAAACTTATCGAGGCTGAACTCCCTGCCGAGCTTGCGGCTCAGGCCCGAGCATTCGTCGCGGACGGCTGGGCGAAGGACTTCAATGACTTGTTGGCGGAGGCGCTCCGGCGGTTTCTCGAGTCCCACGAAGCGTCTCTGACCGAATCCTCCATCAGAAAAGACGTCGCCTGGGGTCTGCATGGAAGAGACTGA